A single genomic interval of Porphyromonas sp. oral taxon 275 harbors:
- a CDS encoding heavy-metal-associated domain-containing protein — translation MKKVILTMLTVVAMSTTMQAKTVKTEIPVNGNCSEMCKPRIEKAAKSVSGVLSATWNLKAQKLTLVYDNTKTDTKKVQKAVAASGHDSGNIKASQATYDKLPGCCKYRK, via the coding sequence ATGAAGAAAGTGATTTTAACAATGCTTACTGTTGTTGCCATGAGCACAACTATGCAGGCCAAAACAGTGAAAACAGAAATCCCTGTAAACGGGAACTGTAGTGAAATGTGTAAGCCACGCATAGAAAAAGCGGCTAAATCTGTTTCTGGAGTTCTATCAGCTACCTGGAACCTTAAAGCGCAAAAGCTCACCCTTGTGTATGACAACACCAAGACAGATACCAAGAAAGTGCAAAAAGCGGTAGCGGCTTCAGGCCACGATAGCGGCAATATAAAAGCCTCACAAGCCACTTATGACAAACTCCCTGGATGCTGTAAATATCGTAAGTAA